A segment of the Triticum urartu cultivar G1812 chromosome 1, Tu2.1, whole genome shotgun sequence genome:
CAGCTCTAATGTCAAGTGACAGCGAACCAAGTGGCTCCCAATCAAGTGACACCAAACCAAGTGGCTCCCAATCAAGTGACACCAAATCAAGTGATGCGGGACCAAAAGATACTTCCATTCCCTTTAATCTGCATAGAGGTAGTGTAAATCCAGTAACAGGATTGGGTACTTTCCATTTGGAGATGCCTTCTTCAGAGGTGGTGTCCGCTGCTAAACCCACCAATTATCCCCCGATTCTACTTGAAATAAAAGATGACGATCAAATGGAGAGCCTACTGAGGATGAAGAAATTGCAGCATGAAAATATCCTTGCGGTGCATTTCTTTCAGAAGGATGGAGCTGGAGGTCTTCGAGCTTTCGTCGAGCCATATACAGGTTATGTTGTAGAGCTGTTTGCAAATGTCAAATTTTTCGTCAATGAAGAAACCGGATTGGTTCCATCTCAGCGGTTTCAAGAAATAGTGAGGTTTGTTGCCATGCTTATTAGTATATTGTAATTTTTTCGTCAATAAGTATGATTGACTgtatatttttttgtagtgcatcgCTTGACGGCTTGGATTTTATTTTCAAGAGTGATCTATATCACGGAAATTTTTCATGGAACACAACAGCTTACCACCGGGACAAAGTTGATGGTAAAGTTACACTTAAATTGTGCAACTTTGAAGACAGAAGTAAGTTTACCAGAAATGCTTTCTTAGTAAACCAATTTCTATTCTGACAATTGATGTACAATCCGGAAAAATATTTACAGGTTTAGTTTCCGGCTGAAAAGTAATATAGTGTTAATTTCTTAAGTTGCATACCTTGTTTCAGAGGACAGCAGTCTTCTGAAATGCCAGATCGGGGATTGTCACGCTCTTGCCCATGACCTTGAGAAGGTATCTAGACGTGTGAAGGACGAGTATCCTGGTGTCAAGCCCGAGGCATGCTGTGTACTAGATGACCTTGCATGTAGGTTGAGAGCTGTTAATGACATGTAAGTTGCTTGATTGTTTTTTCTTTGACCGAGAAGTTGAACGATTGTTCTAGCGAAACAATAGTGCTCTTCAGCTGGTAGGTGATATTAGTTTGTCATGACATATTTCCACTGTTTTCATGAATTTTCAGGAAATCATTAAGCACAATGAAACAGAAGAATCAAGATCATGTGTTTTTCTGGGATGATACGAAAAAGAGAACCTTCTGTGCTTATGAGATGCCAGCAGTTTGGTCCACAGATGCATTCTGGAACAACTTTAGGGCTTCTCCATCTGCTGCGCTGGATATGCCATGGAACACAGAATGGGAGGCTAATTCGCCATTGCTATTGGAGGAAATGGAGAAGTACCGTGTAAAGAACAATATTGCTCCTTACAATTTTGATAATAGAAAGGACTTCCTACGACTTATCAGCGGACTTTACACGCATCAGATAGAACTCAAGCTGCAGGTGGATCTGCGTATATGTATAAATATGTGTATTCGTAATGAATGATTTAACTTAGAACTTCTTTTTCTTGCAGCTTCCACACATTAGTGTTGATGTTGTTGTTCATCTTAGACATCCTCGTTTGCTTTTGGACTTGAAAGCGGCCGCTGAAGTGGATGCCGTGGATGTGGACAACCAGAACCAGTGAGGTATTTTGTTAGACCATTTTATTTTAAGTTTATCTTTTTTTGCTTCAGGAGACGAAAAATCTATAGTTACTGGAAATAAGAAATAACAATGGTGGGCCTTGAATTACAAGAACACTATTATATGTACTGTGAATGCTAATAGCAAAAGGTACTTGTTCTTGGGCCATTATCATCCACTCTTTGTCTGTTCGGTAGGAGAGATGAGGGATGGGGTGAGCCAACTTTGTCTAGTTGGCCCGATCTGGAATGAGTGGTTGGGATGAGTGTGTCTCGAGACATGACCTTGCCACTGGAACTAGCGTTATTTACCCATCTCTGCTACCATTTATAAAATAAGGAACACCTAATCCCAGTCACAGTTCCTACTCGCCCCATCTAGCTTGTCTTCTTTCATTCCTGCCACCGGC
Coding sequences within it:
- the LOC125516507 gene encoding uncharacterized protein LOC125516507 isoform X1: MSSDSEPSGSQSSDTKPSGSQSSDTKSSDAGPKDTSIPFNLHRGSVNPVTGLGTFHLEMPSSEVVSAAKPTNYPPILLEIKDDDQMESLLRMKKLQHENILAVHFFQKDGAGGLRAFVEPYTGYVVELFANVKFFVNEETGLVPSQRFQEIVSASLDGLDFIFKSDLYHGNFSWNTTAYHRDKVDGKVTLKLCNFEDRKDSSLLKCQIGDCHALAHDLEKVSRRVKDEYPGVKPEACCVLDDLACRLRAVNDMKSLSTMKQKNQDHVFFWDDTKKRTFCAYEMPAVWSTDAFWNNFRASPSAALDMPWNTEWEANSPLLLEEMEKYRVKNNIAPYNFDNRKDFLRLISGLYTHQIELKLQLPHISVDVVVHLRHPRLLLDLKAAAEVDAVDVDNQNQ
- the LOC125516507 gene encoding uncharacterized protein LOC125516507 isoform X2, with amino-acid sequence MSSDSEPSGSQSSDTKSSDAGPKDTSIPFNLHRGSVNPVTGLGTFHLEMPSSEVVSAAKPTNYPPILLEIKDDDQMESLLRMKKLQHENILAVHFFQKDGAGGLRAFVEPYTGYVVELFANVKFFVNEETGLVPSQRFQEIVSASLDGLDFIFKSDLYHGNFSWNTTAYHRDKVDGKVTLKLCNFEDRKDSSLLKCQIGDCHALAHDLEKVSRRVKDEYPGVKPEACCVLDDLACRLRAVNDMKSLSTMKQKNQDHVFFWDDTKKRTFCAYEMPAVWSTDAFWNNFRASPSAALDMPWNTEWEANSPLLLEEMEKYRVKNNIAPYNFDNRKDFLRLISGLYTHQIELKLQLPHISVDVVVHLRHPRLLLDLKAAAEVDAVDVDNQNQ